From Lolium perenne isolate Kyuss_39 chromosome 5, Kyuss_2.0, whole genome shotgun sequence, a single genomic window includes:
- the LOC127304357 gene encoding protein phosphatase 2C 50-like, giving the protein MAAMVFAGEGATARGGCSSECASGPDLGSREHRAAGDGCGKRSVYLMECVPLWGCAATRGHPAEMEDACAVVPRFADVLVRMLATSREMGGIGVDFDASDLRLPAHLFGVYDGHVGPEVANYCRDKIHVVLRDVLRAGKGLGEVGEVDVKEPWEKVFGDCFQKVDNEVSDKASMFSNGSSESRAEPVAADNVGSTAVVTAVCSSHVIAANCGDSRVMLCRGKEPISLSVDHKPDRKDELARIEAAGGKVIDWNGYRVSGILAMSRSIGK; this is encoded by the exons atggcggcgatggtgtTCGCCGGGGAAGGGGCCACCGCGCGCGGCGGGTGCTCGTCGGAATGCGCCAGCGGCCCGGATCTTGGGAGCCGGGAGCACCGCGCCGCGGGGGACGGCTGCGGCAAGAGGAGCGTGTACCTCATGGAGTGCGTGCCGCTGTGGGGCTGCGCCGCGACGCGCGGCCACCCCGCGGAGATGGAGGACGCGTGCGCCGTCGTACCGCGCTTCGCCGACGTGCTCGTGCGGATGCTCGCGACCAGCCGGGAGATGGGCGGGATCGGGGTCGACTTCGACGcctctgat CTCCGGCTGCCGGCGCACCTCTTCGGCGTGTACGATGGACACGTCGGCCCGGAG GTGGCAAACTACTGCCGAGACAAGATCCACGTCGTGTTACGAGACGTGCTGCGAGCCGGGAAGGGGCTGGGGGAAGTAGGGGAGGTGGATGTGAAGGAACCATGGGAGAAGGTTTTCGGCGATTGTTTCCAGAAGGTCGACAATGAGGTGTCCGACAAAGCGAGCATGTTTTCCAATGGCTCCAGTGAGTCCCGTGCGGAACCTGTTGCCGCCGATAACGTGGGTTCCACTGCTGTTGTTACGGCTGTCTGCTCATCTCATGTCATAGCTGCGAACTGTGGAGATTCACGGGTCATGCTCTGCCGCGGGAAGGAGCCGATTTCTCTCTCCGTCGATCACAAA CCTGATAGGAAGGATGAGCTCGCCAGGATTGAGGCTGCAGGTGGGAAGGTCATTGACTGGAATGGTTATCGTGTCTCTGGTATACTCGCAATGTCACGGTCAATCGGTAAG